One Akkermansiaceae bacterium genomic region harbors:
- a CDS encoding DoxX family protein — translation MKKPVFFLILRVIVALILLQTLFFKFTGAEESVKLFSMLSEAVIGDDSLEALMRIGSGVVELVTAVLLLMKKPAAIAVGSLMAVGTMAGAIVTHLSVIGVDYGGGPVLFIMAVVTMVISLVLLFRFRGSLPMLGKFT, via the coding sequence ATGAAAAAGCCCGTCTTCTTTTTGATCCTACGTGTGATTGTGGCGCTCATCCTCCTTCAGACCTTGTTTTTCAAATTCACCGGAGCCGAGGAATCCGTGAAACTCTTTTCCATGCTATCAGAGGCCGTGATCGGGGACGACTCCCTGGAGGCACTGATGCGGATAGGTTCCGGCGTGGTGGAGTTGGTGACTGCCGTACTCCTGTTGATGAAAAAACCTGCTGCAATTGCGGTCGGCTCATTGATGGCTGTTGGGACGATGGCAGGGGCGATCGTAACCCACCTATCCGTGATCGGGGTGGATTACGGGGGCGGTCCGGTGCTGTTCATCATGGCGGTGGTCACCATGGTGATCTCCCTGGTGCTGCTCTTCCGGTTCCGGGGATCATTGCCCATGCTGGGTAAATTCACATGA
- a CDS encoding ABC-F family ATP-binding cassette domain-containing protein — translation MLAVQNLHIEFGARVIFKDLSFTVHPKERIAFAGHNGAGKSTLMKCIAGILKPNGGRLVKPKHCDVGYLPQEGIHIKNITLWDEVESAFAETRDLQREIDSLAEKLHHLDPRSAPYSDLLHDIGDLELKLEAANPGTIKPKMESVLTGLGFRRSDFTRDCGEFSGGWQMRIALAKLLLTQPQILLLDEPTNHLDIDSQKWMESYLVNYPGAILIISHDLALLDMLTKRTIAFHHGRAEEYAGNYSFYVKESVLRKEILVKQYKAQQREVKQIQDFIDRFRAKATKAKQVQSRIKQLEKIELIEIEQDDAVMSFRFPDPPASGHSVAVLENASKAYGKVNIFQDFNFEITRGERIAIVGPNGAGKSTFCRLITGQEEPDSGVHRFGHKAAASFFSQNHADELDPDITVLECAEKAASRENAPLARNLLGCFLFRGDDVFKKVGILSGGERSRVALVCMLLRPANFLILDEPTNHLDIQSQEVLQNALRDYPGSYLIVSHNRSFLDPIVTKTLEFRQGHPPRMFAGNITYYLEKVEEERNAARGVATTTAKAVHSGPASNANRKEQRKAEAALRQKRNDVLKPLQAELEALENSISEFEAAQSALTHHMSDPATAGDAEKMQQASSAYQALSEKLENAFTQWGELNDKIEKLEAELG, via the coding sequence ATGCTTGCCGTGCAAAACCTACATATCGAATTCGGTGCGAGGGTCATCTTTAAAGACCTCTCGTTCACTGTGCATCCGAAGGAGCGGATCGCGTTCGCCGGGCACAACGGCGCGGGCAAATCCACCCTGATGAAGTGTATCGCCGGCATCCTCAAGCCGAATGGCGGCAGGCTGGTCAAACCCAAGCACTGCGACGTCGGCTACCTGCCCCAGGAGGGAATTCATATTAAAAACATCACCCTCTGGGATGAAGTGGAGTCGGCCTTTGCCGAAACCCGCGACCTGCAAAGGGAAATCGACTCACTGGCCGAAAAACTGCACCACCTCGACCCCCGGTCCGCCCCCTACTCGGACCTGCTTCACGACATCGGCGATCTGGAACTCAAGCTCGAAGCCGCCAACCCGGGGACGATCAAACCCAAGATGGAGTCGGTGCTCACCGGCCTTGGTTTCCGGCGCAGTGACTTCACCCGCGACTGCGGTGAGTTCTCCGGCGGCTGGCAGATGCGGATCGCACTTGCCAAACTACTGCTGACCCAGCCACAAATCCTGCTCCTGGACGAGCCGACCAACCACCTTGACATCGATTCGCAAAAGTGGATGGAAAGCTACCTGGTCAACTATCCGGGGGCCATCCTGATCATTTCCCACGACCTCGCGCTGCTCGATATGCTTACCAAGCGGACCATTGCCTTCCACCACGGCCGGGCCGAGGAATACGCGGGCAACTACTCATTTTACGTCAAGGAATCCGTCCTCCGCAAAGAAATTCTCGTCAAGCAGTACAAAGCCCAGCAGCGTGAGGTCAAACAGATCCAGGATTTCATCGACCGCTTCCGCGCCAAGGCAACCAAGGCCAAGCAGGTGCAAAGCCGGATCAAGCAGTTGGAAAAAATCGAACTGATCGAGATCGAGCAGGATGATGCGGTGATGAGTTTCCGTTTCCCTGACCCTCCGGCGTCCGGCCACAGCGTTGCCGTATTGGAAAACGCCAGCAAGGCCTACGGTAAGGTCAATATTTTCCAGGACTTCAACTTTGAAATCACCCGCGGCGAACGCATCGCCATCGTCGGACCTAACGGCGCGGGGAAATCCACCTTCTGCCGACTCATCACCGGCCAGGAAGAGCCCGACAGCGGGGTGCATCGTTTCGGGCACAAAGCAGCCGCCTCGTTTTTCTCCCAAAACCACGCCGATGAGCTCGATCCGGACATCACCGTGCTCGAGTGCGCGGAAAAAGCCGCATCACGTGAAAACGCGCCCCTGGCCCGTAACCTCCTGGGCTGTTTCCTGTTCCGTGGCGACGACGTCTTTAAGAAAGTAGGCATCCTCTCCGGCGGTGAACGGTCGCGCGTCGCCCTCGTCTGCATGCTGCTTCGCCCTGCCAACTTCCTCATTCTCGACGAACCCACCAACCACCTCGATATCCAGTCGCAGGAGGTGTTGCAAAACGCCCTGCGCGATTACCCGGGCTCCTACCTCATCGTTTCCCACAACCGCTCGTTCCTTGACCCGATCGTAACCAAGACACTCGAGTTCCGCCAGGGTCATCCTCCAAGGATGTTTGCTGGCAACATCACTTACTACCTCGAAAAAGTCGAGGAGGAGAGAAACGCCGCAAGGGGGGTGGCAACGACTACGGCCAAAGCAGTGCATTCCGGTCCAGCTTCGAACGCCAACCGCAAGGAGCAGCGCAAGGCGGAAGCCGCGCTACGGCAGAAGCGCAACGATGTGCTCAAACCACTGCAAGCCGAACTGGAAGCGTTGGAAAACAGTATTTCCGAATTCGAGGCCGCGCAGAGCGCCCTGACACATCACATGTCCGACCCAGCCACTGCCGGGGATGCCGAAAAAATGCAGCAGGCATCATCCGCCTACCAGGCGCTTTCCGAGAAATTGGAAAACGCCTTCACCCAATGGGGCGAGCTCAATGACAAGATCGAAAAGCTCGAAGCCGAGCTAGGCTAG
- a CDS encoding PilT/PilU family type 4a pilus ATPase, producing MSDSIDQLAADAFQAGASDLFLCQDQVPRVRLDNEIQVPGASALSYETMADFWNQCHADPEHTHEKDTSHVIQGGRRLRVNLYKSLGLLSAVLRPIKEEIPTMDALGLPRELMINWASRKSGLILITGPTGSGKSTTMASMLQWINENQARHIITIEDPIEYIFANKLSYFSQRELHADTLSFASALRASLRQSPDIILLGEIRDKETAKISLQAAETGHLVVATLHSSGVTDSLERLTNLFPPDSREGLLKLLSNHLIGILSQQLLPRKHGGLMLAVEHLQNEAATRAWIRNSNLAEIADHINRNDNATNCSFVRYLVAAAQQGFVEESTARQAAPNAQDFDRLFRGIS from the coding sequence ATGAGTGACTCCATCGATCAACTGGCGGCAGATGCCTTCCAAGCAGGTGCCTCGGATCTGTTTTTATGCCAAGACCAGGTGCCCCGGGTCCGGCTGGACAACGAGATCCAGGTGCCGGGGGCATCCGCACTCAGCTACGAAACCATGGCCGACTTCTGGAACCAGTGCCATGCCGACCCTGAACACACACACGAGAAGGATACCAGCCATGTGATCCAGGGCGGGCGCCGACTACGCGTCAATCTCTATAAGTCACTTGGCCTACTCTCAGCCGTGCTCCGCCCGATCAAGGAGGAGATTCCAACTATGGATGCATTGGGCCTCCCCCGGGAACTGATGATCAACTGGGCGTCCCGGAAATCCGGTCTCATCCTGATCACCGGGCCTACCGGCTCGGGAAAATCCACCACCATGGCATCCATGCTTCAATGGATCAACGAAAACCAGGCACGCCACATCATTACCATCGAGGACCCCATCGAGTATATCTTTGCTAACAAATTAAGCTATTTTTCCCAACGTGAATTGCATGCTGACACCCTGTCCTTTGCTTCCGCGCTTCGCGCATCACTCAGGCAAAGCCCGGACATCATCCTGTTAGGCGAAATCCGGGACAAGGAAACGGCCAAGATTTCACTGCAAGCCGCGGAAACCGGCCACCTCGTCGTAGCCACACTGCACAGTTCCGGTGTTACCGACAGCTTGGAACGGCTTACCAACCTCTTCCCCCCCGACTCCCGGGAGGGTTTGCTCAAGCTGCTCTCCAACCACCTTATCGGCATCCTCTCACAGCAACTCCTGCCCCGCAAACACGGCGGCCTCATGCTCGCGGTCGAACACCTGCAGAATGAAGCAGCCACCCGCGCATGGATTCGCAACAGCAACCTCGCGGAAATAGCCGACCACATTAACCGCAACGATAATGCGACGAACTGCTCCTTTGTCCGCTACCTCGTCGCAGCCGCCCAACAAGGCTTTGTCGAGGAGTCCACCGCCCGGCAGGCGGCACCCAATGCCCAGGATTTCGACCGCCTGTTCCGAGGGATTTCCTAG
- a CDS encoding PilT/PilU family type 4a pilus ATPase, with product MSDAISEVKNVTDYLRVCVELGGSDLHLSSGAPPAARVDGVLKALEDFCLSDEVTKFLIMDTLTESQRAELEKNWELDYAIQVSDIGRFRGNVHYIRGHIEASFRHIPIDIPSLAALGHYPIIEKICQLRRGLVLLTGMTGSGKSTTLASMVKRISETRSGVIITIEDPIEFIYPHLSCLVKQREVGTDTRSFPTALRQALRQDPDVIIVSELRDLETIRIALTAAETGHLVIATLHTLDAPQSVDRLVDVFPPDQQQQIIAQLANVLEAIVSQRLIMRSDGQGRVMASEVLRMNHGLRTCIRERKIEQVVGLMEIGHAEGMHTIDESLAQLLQMNQITHEEVTFNCRDRKRFER from the coding sequence ATGAGCGATGCTATCAGCGAAGTAAAAAATGTCACCGACTACCTGCGGGTATGCGTCGAGCTAGGCGGCTCCGACTTGCATTTGTCAAGTGGGGCACCACCCGCCGCGCGGGTCGATGGCGTGTTAAAGGCGCTTGAGGACTTTTGCCTGTCCGATGAAGTCACCAAGTTCCTCATCATGGACACCCTCACGGAATCCCAGCGGGCTGAGTTGGAAAAGAACTGGGAGCTCGACTACGCCATCCAGGTCTCCGACATCGGCCGGTTCCGGGGCAATGTCCACTACATCCGTGGCCACATCGAAGCGTCATTCCGCCATATCCCAATCGACATCCCCAGTCTCGCGGCTCTCGGCCACTACCCGATCATTGAAAAGATCTGTCAGCTCCGCCGTGGTCTTGTCCTGCTCACCGGAATGACCGGCTCCGGCAAATCAACCACGCTGGCATCCATGGTCAAACGGATTTCTGAAACCCGGTCCGGAGTCATCATCACCATCGAGGACCCTATCGAATTTATCTACCCCCATCTCTCCTGCCTGGTGAAACAACGGGAAGTGGGGACCGATACCAGGTCATTCCCAACCGCCCTCAGGCAAGCCCTCAGGCAGGACCCCGATGTAATCATCGTTTCCGAGCTCAGGGACCTCGAAACCATTCGCATCGCTCTCACCGCAGCGGAAACCGGGCACCTGGTGATCGCCACCTTGCACACCCTCGACGCACCTCAGAGCGTCGATCGCCTGGTCGATGTCTTCCCCCCGGACCAGCAGCAGCAAATCATCGCCCAGCTGGCGAATGTGCTGGAAGCCATTGTCTCACAACGCCTGATCATGCGCAGCGATGGCCAGGGACGGGTCATGGCCTCGGAAGTCCTCCGCATGAACCATGGTCTACGCACCTGCATCCGGGAGCGAAAAATCGAACAAGTCGTGGGGCTGATGGAGATTGGACATGCCGAAGGGATGCACACCATTGATGAATCACTCGCCCAGCTCCTCCAGATGAATCAAATCACCCACGAGGAAGTAACCTTTAACTGTCGCGATCGAAAACGTTTCGAACGTTAA
- a CDS encoding protein kinase, with amino-acid sequence MDEATEQHIAHCSSCGCRMDISAMEPYTNVVCPDCGHHTRVKCELGQYLLVGRHAAGGMSMVFKARDVTLDREVAIKILNEDYSHDEQRMQQFEHEALITAAISHPHVVRVFTVGKAYGHFYIAMEMVPGENLEQRISREGAIGEDEMLPIAAEIISGLRAAKSAGLIHRDMKPGNILFDSMGHVKIVDFGLALVTHGGTAKAEEIWATPYYVPPEALDGQEEDFRSDMYALGATLYHCLSGQPPISGESKSTRAVRKAKESIVPLAQIAPWLKPETCHLVDKAMALNREDRFASYAEMEDVWNLAYQSIQGAGAAEPMHSRERARRRVKEKSGMMSLVVTGLIALLLVAAAVGIFLKKKNAAGDVPSGNEVVDTGGKQPDEGDGGGYAPEVAARIGKEFRLSHRLLKERQYDEAKSVFVRLMNDKQVTEPTASWAGVESVVATWLGGNSGDASNAIADLHRHMQARGVSGESTVGVLGKQLGNLEIVKESHIGNDTMSVVYLMAIALKNWEIGAWDAAVPLFKKVSSYSLPPESPLLVYKDIAQRYLSDYQKLKPISEMQAPGDLDGARERLDLLKRTLGELKTRGRARFHVRTWQLRLHHQVKVLREQANHSGKQEAKAPDYEQQLPRFRELVANAKFAEASELLQDVSLERHQRDERDAWVYLTDSASAFLGGLEEVIPDTGVVMKLEGVDGKTYQRIVRAKEGGLQLQGTDGEVFVPWARIKAESVLAIHQKAFKQTLATLEGQLRTEQAVCYAWLTGMKDKARLAAGRLAESNRNFSKRWASTMRAHHEQP; translated from the coding sequence ATGGACGAGGCGACGGAACAACACATTGCACACTGTAGCTCATGCGGTTGTAGGATGGATATCTCTGCGATGGAGCCCTACACGAACGTGGTGTGTCCGGATTGCGGCCATCACACCCGGGTCAAGTGTGAGTTGGGCCAGTATCTTCTGGTCGGGCGTCATGCGGCGGGAGGGATGAGCATGGTGTTCAAGGCCCGCGACGTCACCCTGGATCGTGAAGTGGCCATCAAGATACTGAATGAGGATTATTCCCATGACGAGCAGCGCATGCAGCAGTTTGAGCATGAAGCCCTGATCACCGCTGCCATCAGTCATCCCCACGTTGTGAGGGTGTTCACCGTGGGGAAAGCCTACGGCCATTTTTATATTGCGATGGAGATGGTGCCGGGTGAAAACCTGGAGCAGCGCATCTCCCGTGAAGGCGCGATTGGTGAGGATGAGATGCTGCCGATTGCGGCGGAGATCATTTCCGGTTTGCGGGCAGCGAAGTCAGCGGGTCTGATTCACCGGGACATGAAGCCGGGGAACATTCTGTTCGATTCCATGGGCCATGTGAAGATCGTTGATTTTGGCCTGGCCCTGGTCACCCATGGGGGAACGGCCAAGGCCGAGGAAATCTGGGCTACGCCCTATTATGTTCCGCCTGAGGCGCTGGATGGACAAGAAGAGGATTTCAGGAGTGACATGTATGCCTTGGGGGCGACCCTCTATCACTGCCTGTCAGGCCAGCCACCGATTTCGGGGGAATCCAAATCCACCCGGGCCGTCCGCAAGGCCAAGGAAAGTATTGTTCCCCTGGCTCAGATCGCCCCATGGCTGAAACCGGAGACTTGCCATTTGGTCGACAAGGCGATGGCTCTGAACCGGGAGGACCGGTTTGCATCCTACGCCGAGATGGAAGACGTGTGGAATCTTGCTTATCAGTCGATCCAGGGCGCAGGAGCAGCCGAACCCATGCATAGCCGTGAGCGGGCGCGTCGGAGGGTGAAAGAGAAAAGCGGTATGATGAGTCTGGTGGTGACTGGATTGATCGCCTTGTTGTTAGTAGCTGCGGCGGTAGGGATTTTTCTCAAGAAAAAGAATGCGGCAGGGGACGTGCCCTCTGGAAATGAGGTGGTCGATACCGGTGGCAAGCAACCCGATGAGGGGGATGGCGGGGGATATGCACCCGAGGTCGCTGCGCGTATTGGCAAAGAATTTCGATTGTCTCACCGGCTGCTCAAGGAAAGGCAGTATGATGAGGCAAAATCCGTGTTTGTCCGTTTGATGAATGACAAGCAGGTCACCGAGCCCACCGCCTCGTGGGCGGGAGTCGAATCGGTGGTTGCCACTTGGTTAGGGGGGAATTCAGGCGATGCCAGTAATGCCATTGCTGATTTGCACAGGCATATGCAGGCCCGTGGTGTGTCAGGCGAAAGTACTGTTGGTGTGTTAGGGAAGCAGTTGGGGAATCTGGAGATCGTCAAAGAGTCGCATATTGGCAACGATACGATGAGTGTCGTTTACCTGATGGCGATCGCGTTAAAGAATTGGGAGATCGGTGCATGGGATGCGGCCGTTCCCTTGTTCAAGAAGGTCAGCAGCTATTCCTTGCCTCCGGAAAGCCCCCTTCTGGTTTACAAAGACATTGCGCAGCGATACCTCTCCGATTATCAGAAACTGAAACCCATATCCGAGATGCAAGCGCCGGGTGATTTGGATGGAGCGCGAGAGCGGTTGGATCTGCTTAAACGGACGCTGGGCGAACTGAAAACGCGAGGTCGGGCCAGGTTCCATGTGAGGACATGGCAGCTGAGGTTGCATCACCAGGTCAAGGTGCTGAGGGAGCAGGCGAACCACTCAGGTAAACAGGAGGCGAAGGCACCTGACTACGAGCAGCAGTTACCCAGGTTCCGTGAGCTTGTGGCTAACGCTAAATTTGCCGAGGCCTCGGAGTTGTTACAGGATGTGAGCCTGGAGCGACATCAGCGCGACGAAAGGGATGCCTGGGTCTATCTAACGGATTCCGCGAGCGCATTTCTTGGCGGTTTGGAAGAGGTGATTCCGGATACAGGTGTGGTGATGAAACTTGAGGGTGTGGATGGAAAGACCTATCAAAGAATTGTCAGGGCGAAAGAGGGAGGTTTGCAATTGCAGGGCACTGATGGAGAGGTTTTTGTTCCATGGGCCAGGATAAAAGCCGAAAGTGTGTTAGCCATCCATCAGAAGGCATTCAAGCAGACCCTGGCCACACTGGAGGGGCAGTTGCGGACTGAGCAGGCGGTATGTTATGCTTGGCTGACAGGAATGAAAGACAAAGCCAGGCTGGCAGCGGGCAGACTGGCTGAATCCAATAGGAACTTCAGCAAGCGTTGGGCGAGCACCATGCGTGCCCACCATGAGCAACCTTGA
- the nadC gene encoding carboxylating nicotinate-nucleotide diphosphorylase, which yields MAMSRICEVTSALIDLALLEDIGEDLKTGDVTSVYFVPGERKSSSYIHAKAEGILAGMATAREVFHRIDPGLELVGLKQDGDVLNYGDHVLEISGSARSILTAERTALNFLQRLSGIATQTREYVALIRGTKARVLDTRKTTPGWRALEKAAVVAGGGTNHRMGLYDRAMVKDNHLMAENKLNALQDAIDRLHEDRPGVEVELETDTLQQVGQFLGLEGVDYILLDNMDNATMRQAVAMRDAAKSKVLLEASGGVNLSTIAGIAQTGVDFISVGALTHSAVALDLSLEFK from the coding sequence ATGGCCATGAGCAGAATTTGTGAAGTAACCAGTGCGTTGATCGACCTGGCCCTTCTTGAGGATATCGGGGAAGACCTGAAGACGGGGGATGTGACGTCGGTGTATTTTGTGCCCGGGGAAAGAAAATCAAGCTCCTACATCCATGCCAAGGCTGAGGGGATATTGGCGGGAATGGCTACCGCCAGGGAGGTGTTCCACCGGATCGACCCCGGGCTGGAACTGGTCGGACTCAAGCAAGACGGGGACGTGCTCAATTACGGCGACCACGTGCTGGAGATCAGCGGTTCCGCGCGATCGATTCTTACCGCGGAGCGGACCGCGCTGAATTTTCTCCAAAGGCTGTCGGGTATAGCCACCCAGACACGCGAGTATGTGGCCCTGATACGCGGGACGAAAGCCAGGGTACTCGATACCCGCAAAACGACGCCGGGCTGGCGCGCCCTGGAAAAGGCGGCCGTGGTAGCGGGGGGGGGGACCAACCACCGGATGGGTTTGTATGACCGGGCGATGGTAAAGGACAACCATCTGATGGCGGAAAACAAGTTGAATGCCTTGCAGGACGCCATTGACCGGCTGCATGAAGATCGCCCCGGCGTTGAAGTGGAGCTGGAAACAGACACACTGCAACAAGTCGGGCAATTCCTTGGACTGGAAGGCGTTGATTACATCCTGCTGGACAACATGGACAACGCGACGATGCGGCAGGCGGTGGCGATGCGTGATGCGGCAAAATCGAAAGTCCTGCTGGAGGCCAGTGGGGGAGTGAATCTGTCGACGATTGCCGGTATCGCCCAGACAGGTGTCGACTTCATCTCGGTGGGTGCATTGACACACTCAGCCGTCGCGCTCGATCTGTCGCTGGAGTTTAAATAA
- a CDS encoding 3-deoxy-7-phosphoheptulonate synthase class II yields MEWKPESWRDLSALHQPVYSDQAALAEVTQSLARQPSLVFAEEVKALRDDLSRVGRGEGFLLQGGDCAESFAEFSEQNIRNTVKVILQMAVTLTYAGGCPVVKLGRMAGQFAKPRSAATETRDGVELPSYRGDSINGIQFDECSRIPNPKRMLRSYHQSVSTINLLRAMTTGGYASLRNVKAWNLESVHQTPLATRYGKMTERIHQALDFMEACGLPLEAFSSLQGTALYTSHEALLLEYEQAMLRQEQGVWYDLSAHSLWIGERTRQVDGAHVEFLRGVANPVGVKIGPTVEVADCLRLIEKLNPENEEGKLILICRMGAAKAADVLPGLLESVHREGRHVIWMCDPMHGNTETTGTGHKTRNFNKILEEVRAFFGAHGEAGTYPGGLHLEMTGRYVTECTGGAYALKEEDLHHCYETQCDPRLNAGQALEIAYHVADALRAFRLAAKE; encoded by the coding sequence ATGGAATGGAAACCAGAATCATGGCGCGACTTAAGCGCTTTGCATCAGCCTGTCTATTCTGACCAGGCGGCCCTTGCCGAGGTGACGCAGTCGTTGGCTCGTCAGCCGTCGCTTGTCTTTGCCGAGGAGGTGAAGGCACTGCGCGACGACCTTTCCCGCGTGGGAAGGGGTGAGGGGTTTTTACTGCAGGGTGGTGATTGTGCAGAGAGCTTCGCGGAGTTCTCGGAACAGAATATAAGGAACACCGTCAAGGTGATCCTCCAGATGGCAGTAACCCTGACCTACGCGGGGGGATGCCCGGTGGTGAAGTTAGGTCGCATGGCAGGGCAGTTTGCCAAGCCGCGATCAGCGGCGACGGAAACCAGGGATGGTGTGGAGCTTCCTAGTTACCGGGGTGACAGCATCAACGGGATTCAGTTCGACGAGTGTAGCCGCATCCCCAACCCCAAACGCATGTTGCGGTCCTATCACCAGTCGGTTTCCACCATCAACTTGCTCCGTGCCATGACCACGGGTGGATACGCCAGTCTGAGGAACGTCAAGGCGTGGAACCTGGAATCCGTGCACCAGACACCACTGGCCACCCGTTATGGCAAGATGACCGAGCGCATCCATCAGGCGCTCGATTTTATGGAAGCCTGCGGCCTTCCGCTGGAGGCGTTCTCCTCGTTGCAGGGCACAGCCCTCTATACTTCACACGAGGCGCTTTTGTTAGAGTATGAGCAGGCCATGCTCAGGCAGGAGCAGGGCGTCTGGTATGATTTATCAGCGCATAGTCTTTGGATTGGCGAACGCACCCGGCAGGTCGATGGAGCCCATGTGGAGTTTCTTCGTGGCGTGGCTAATCCTGTGGGGGTTAAAATCGGACCCACGGTGGAAGTGGCAGACTGTCTGCGTTTGATAGAAAAGCTGAACCCGGAAAACGAGGAGGGAAAGCTGATACTGATCTGCCGTATGGGCGCGGCAAAGGCGGCCGATGTCTTGCCCGGATTACTGGAATCCGTCCACCGTGAAGGCCGTCATGTCATCTGGATGTGTGATCCGATGCACGGCAACACAGAGACGACGGGGACGGGGCACAAGACGCGCAATTTCAACAAGATCCTCGAGGAGGTTCGAGCCTTCTTTGGTGCCCACGGGGAAGCTGGCACCTATCCGGGTGGATTGCATCTGGAAATGACAGGGCGTTATGTCACGGAGTGTACGGGTGGCGCGTATGCCCTGAAAGAGGAGGATCTCCACCATTGTTATGAAACGCAGTGTGACCCGCGTCTCAATGCCGGCCAGGCTCTCGAGATCGCCTATCACGTGGCCGATGCCCTGCGTGCGTTCAGGCTGGCCGCAAAAGAGTAG
- a CDS encoding PDZ domain-containing protein, giving the protein MTSKFIGLRISIHVVLAAWMSVGASAESEIPKGILPHLSADRYEEREKAYAELHKWAETNLQVAPEILHRTWKALEEPEAKTRCYTLMKEMVIQRQYGRGKGFVGISMEEFIVPGKQGEPARPGIRVRLVLPDTPAAKAGLKVGDVVLGVDDLDFSKLGKAKAPRIGGGIQGRMGMVIGMDTVLKFSEYIQSKQPDDMITLHLVRAGKKSDMKIKLMKRPASADADAFGPSRADESRLQGERFFNKWLKEKG; this is encoded by the coding sequence ATGACATCAAAGTTCATTGGTCTTCGCATTTCGATTCACGTTGTTCTAGCTGCATGGATGTCTGTGGGAGCTTCAGCTGAGAGTGAAATCCCGAAGGGTATTTTACCACACCTATCAGCGGATCGTTATGAAGAGCGTGAAAAGGCATACGCCGAGCTTCACAAGTGGGCGGAAACAAACCTGCAGGTCGCACCCGAGATATTACATCGCACGTGGAAGGCGCTGGAAGAGCCGGAAGCCAAGACGCGGTGCTACACGCTGATGAAGGAAATGGTGATCCAGCGTCAATACGGACGCGGCAAGGGCTTTGTCGGTATCAGCATGGAGGAGTTCATAGTCCCGGGCAAACAAGGTGAGCCGGCCCGGCCGGGAATCCGGGTTCGACTGGTGCTGCCCGATACACCGGCTGCCAAGGCGGGCTTGAAAGTGGGGGATGTGGTGTTAGGGGTCGATGATCTTGACTTCAGTAAGCTCGGGAAAGCCAAAGCGCCACGAATCGGTGGTGGTATTCAAGGGCGGATGGGGATGGTGATAGGCATGGACACGGTGCTGAAATTCAGTGAATACATCCAATCCAAGCAACCCGATGACATGATCACCCTGCATCTTGTGCGGGCGGGTAAAAAGAGCGATATGAAAATCAAGTTGATGAAACGTCCAGCGTCTGCGGATGCTGATGCCTTTGGCCCGTCAAGGGCGGATGAATCAAGGCTGCAAGGCGAAAGATTCTTCAACAAATGGCTGAAGGAAAAAGGCTAG